The window CGCAGCGCGCCGCGAAGGCGCCGGCATCCGCGGCCTGGGGCTCTGGACCAAACAGGCGCGCCTTCTCCCCGTCGCGGGTCACGCCCTCGCGACGGAGATAATTGAGATGGGTCGCCAGCGGCGCGGATCGTGAACCATGGCGCACAACGCGCGCCTTGATCACGGCGCCGCGCGAACGCGACATTATGATCCGGTTCGCCTGGATGCTGGCACGCTGGCCCCTGCCGAAGCGGGAGCGATTGCCTGGAACGATGCGGCCGGAGCGTGAGACACCGGCACCGGCCTTTTTCGCAGCGGCCAATGCCTGGTCGATGAAGGGCCGCGCGCTCTGGGAGCCGGAGGAACGGATGCGGCCTGGCCGGATCCGAAAATCGTCCTCACCGGTCATGGCCGATGCTCCGCACATCGCGCCAAGTACCGGAAACTTAAGAGAAATGGGTCTCGCTGCGAGGTGCGCGGAATTCCCGCACCTCGCGAAATCGCCTCATAACCTATTGAAATACCACAACCGACCGAAGCCGCGCCTCGCGGCCTTTTATCCTGCCATCGTTCGGTTGTGGTGCCTGCCTCTACCCTCGGCGCACGCCATAATACGCCAGAGACCACTATCGTGCGATCGGGAACCGGGACGCTCATCGTGCTGTCCCTTCACCGGCACGGGCGACGAACAGACCGCCGGACTGCGGCACGATGGCGGAAACATCGCGCACGGCCGGCGTCATCGTTGCAGCGTCGGACGCGCGCTCCACCGGAACGGGATCTACGGCCGGTCTGCGATCCGGCTGCGCGATGAACAGGGGCGCGTGTGTCCAGGCGAGCGGATCGGCCGTGACGATCATCATCGGGCTGGCCGTATCGCCGCCATCCGCTGACGGCGCAACGATGGCAACATAGGCGCGCGTTTCCGCAGGCAATGCGCGACCTCTCAGCGAGTCCCGATAACGTCCGGGTCCCGCGTTGTAGGCGGCGATCCAACCGGGCGACCCGTAGCGATCGAACAGTTCGCGGATATACCCCGCGCCGGCGATGATGTTGTCGTGCGGATCATACGGATCGGCGCCGAGATGGTGGCGGAGGCGCAAGCCCGCCCAGGTCTCCGGCATGATCTGCATTAGGCCCATCGCGCCCTTGCGCGAAATCGCGTGCGGATCGCCCGCGCTTTCGGCGCGCATCACGGCCCTGATCCATGCAACCGGAACACCGAAGCGCCGCGATGCCTCCGCGATGTGATCTGCATAGGGCGCGCGTAGCGACGGCCGCACGATCGGCGCGTCCTGCGCCATCGTGATCGCCGGCGCGACGCTCTCAATGGAAAGGCCGGAAAGGAGAAGGAGAGCCATGCGCCGGGCGGCGCGGAGCGGCCCCGACGCACTCGAATGGCTCGTCGATTGGCGGCGAGCAGGCATCGATCAATCCTTCTCGCCGCGATCGCGCGGGCGCGACCAGTGCAGCGACCAGGCGTTGCCGGCATCGTCGTCGCGGAACAGGTTGGCGCGAATCGGATGCGGGAACGCCGGATCGTCGATCTGCAGCGCGACGTATTCGCCGGCCTTCTCGCCGGTGCGTTTCCAGCCGGCGCCGATCTCCGGGCCTGTTTCGTTGCTCATGCCGTCGAAGAGGTGAACGCGATAATCTGGTGCGTTCTCCGCGTCGGACGGTTCTGCCAGGACGATGATGATGTCCTGATGCAGTAAGAGCGTTGCGAGGTTTCCGATGAAGCTGGCCTCCTCGCGCCTGAACTCACCAATTTGCGGCATGACTGTCTCCTTGGCGGTGAGATGGGGGAAGCCATCGGCGAGCACCGCTCCCGCCGATGGCGAAGCGGTCAGCGTGGCGGCGCACGCCATTCGAAGCGGCCGGTTCCGTCTTCGTCGGTCCACAGCGGGACGGCGCGGCCGATGATCTGGTCGGTCGAGATCAGGCCGAAGTAGCGGCCGTCGAGACTGTCGCGAACCTGCCAGTTCATGAGGAAGACTTCGCCGGTCTGGACACGGCGGCAGCCTTGCCAGACGGGGAGATCGCGACCGGCGCGATCGCGTTCCAGCGCCGCGCCGACCTCGACGCCATCGACCTTGATGGTGAGGTTCGAGCGGCAAACGGTCTGCCCCGAGACGGCGAGGATGCGCTTCATCAGCGGCACGCCCTTGGGCAGGTAGCCGCGCTCGGCGAGGAAGGTCGACAGCGGTTCCGGCGCATCGACGGCAACGAGATCGGTCACTTCGAACGGCCCGTCGAAATCGATCGAGTAGAAGCCGATCGGTGCGCTGGCCGATGCATTCCACACCAGCTTGACCGGCATCGGCGTGAGGCCGGGATAGCCGACGCCGAGCACAGCGAGCGTTGTCCCAAGGAGCAAACCGACGCGGCTCACGGCTCCGCCCTCCGGCGCAGCAGAGACGCGCGATGATGATCGAGCGTGTAGGCGCGCGGCTCGTGCCCTGCGGTCAATCGGTTGTGGACGTGCCGCCAGTGTTCAGGCGAGACCGCTTCAGGATCGATGTCGAGACGCTCGATGGCGTCGATCGCCTGCAGCACGCGCTCAACCTTCGGCCATCCCTCAATCTTGAGCAGGATATCGCCGCCTGGCCGCACGAAAGGCAGCGTCTGATAGGCCTCGCCGCGTGCCACGGCGCGCACGATGTCGATGCGCGAGATGATCGTGCCGAAGTCGTTCGACGCCCAGCGCACGAAGGCGAAGACGGCGTCAGGGCGGAAC is drawn from Mesorhizobium sp. B1-1-8 and contains these coding sequences:
- a CDS encoding DUF736 domain-containing protein is translated as MPQIGEFRREEASFIGNLATLLLHQDIIIVLAEPSDAENAPDYRVHLFDGMSNETGPEIGAGWKRTGEKAGEYVALQIDDPAFPHPIRANLFRDDDAGNAWSLHWSRPRDRGEKD
- a CDS encoding S26 family signal peptidase, whose product is MSRVGLLLGTTLAVLGVGYPGLTPMPVKLVWNASASAPIGFYSIDFDGPFEVTDLVAVDAPEPLSTFLAERGYLPKGVPLMKRILAVSGQTVCRSNLTIKVDGVEVGAALERDRAGRDLPVWQGCRRVQTGEVFLMNWQVRDSLDGRYFGLISTDQIIGRAVPLWTDEDGTGRFEWRAPPR
- a CDS encoding DUF2840 domain-containing protein translates to MTGTAAPRVRGGPSPAALPIDNLTHVELTWVEKKIENWIRFGAHAHEQILDRRRRVLSFRPDAVFAFVRWASNDFGTIISRIDIVRAVARGEAYQTLPFVRPGGDILLKIEGWPKVERVLQAIDAIERLDIDPEAVSPEHWRHVHNRLTAGHEPRAYTLDHHRASLLRRRAEP
- a CDS encoding lytic transglycosylase domain-containing protein: MPARRQSTSHSSASGPLRAARRMALLLLSGLSIESVAPAITMAQDAPIVRPSLRAPYADHIAEASRRFGVPVAWIRAVMRAESAGDPHAISRKGAMGLMQIMPETWAGLRLRHHLGADPYDPHDNIIAGAGYIRELFDRYGSPGWIAAYNAGPGRYRDSLRGRALPAETRAYVAIVAPSADGGDTASPMMIVTADPLAWTHAPLFIAQPDRRPAVDPVPVERASDAATMTPAVRDVSAIVPQSGGLFVARAGEGTAR